One window from the genome of Cryptomeria japonica chromosome 6, Sugi_1.0, whole genome shotgun sequence encodes:
- the LOC131036252 gene encoding uncharacterized protein LOC131036252, with protein sequence MASSVMSTFRIFLISMLFVCCFLQAQGRPGKPFYACRSYIVSISFSLPRYHHPKEEGLLVAIPVETHKLDVFKGDLNGEPNQVIYESWGFTNNYNPFHKANDRHNSFEQTKHHDHQKQMMSTFQKRARDVLSILIALLLGALCGAITSTIFHLVWTLATHRYRVSAEAEGFGADLKDFGYQKLPAKEGLEVPTKEGLEVPTKEGLEVATKEGLEV encoded by the coding sequence ATGGCTTCTTCTGTCATGTCAACCTTCAGGATTTTTCTCATTTCAATGTTGTTTGTATGCTGCTTCCTTCAGGCCCAAGGCCGCCCTGGTAAGCCCTTCTATGCCTGTAGATCATACATAGTTTCTATTTCATTTTCTCTACCCCGTTATCATCATCCCAAGGAAGAAGGCCTGCTAGTGGCCATTCCTGTTGAGACTCACAAGCTTGATGTTTTCAAGGGAGATCTTAATGGAGAGCCAAACCAGGTTATTTATGAATCATGGGGATTTACCAACAATTACAACCCATTTCACAAAGCCAACGATAGGCACAACTCATTTGAGCAAACTAAACACCATGACCACCAGAAGCAGATGATGAGTACCTTCCAGAAGAGGGCTAGGGATGTCCTGAGCATTCTTATTGCCCTTTTACTTGGTGCTCTTTGTGGCGCCATTACATCCACAATCTTTCATTTGGTCTGGACCCTGGCCACACACAGGTATAGGGTTTCTGCTGAGGCAGAGGGTTTCGGTGCGGATCTCAAAGATTTTGGCTACCAGAAATTGCCTGCGAAAGAAGGGCTTGAGGTGCCCACCAAGGAAGGGCTTGAGGTGCCAACCAAAGAAGGGCTTGAGGTGGCCACTAAGGAAGGACTTGAGGTTTAG